GTATGATTTTCTAATATCTGGCTATGACTTTCTAATATCTGACTATGTTTTTCCAACGTCTGACCTTGAACGGTTAGTTTTTCGTCCATTTTCTGAAGAAGTTCTAGTATTTGTTTTTCCATTAAAATCTCTCCTTTCGCAATTATTATTTAATGCATTTATTTTATCATATCAGTTACATTCTGTCAGTTTCAGAAATGTGTCTATTATTATGCAAAAAGCTACTACTACTACTACTACTACTACTACTACTTCTACATTAGCAGTTTGTGACTTGCACTCCTTGCTAGGCATACGTAAAAAACGACAAGTGACTGAAACAATTTCGATTAGTGTTTTGCTAGGTCATATTGGGCATATTAAATAATCAAGTAAATTTAATAAGGGGGAGAAGTTTTGCCTGATTTTTGCGCTTCATTATGGCCTGAAGAATCAACACCAGAAAATCTAAAAGATTGTAGCGAATGTGGTCTTGACAAGCATGGTTCAAGAATGATTTGGGGTGAAGGCAATCCAGAAGCACCAATCATGATTCTATTAGACAATCCGGGTGCCCGTGAAGATCGTGAAAACAAACCCTTTATCTGCGGAACAAGACAAACGTTACAACAAGCAACCCATCAGGTTGGATTAAAAGTCGATGACATATACGTAACCTATGTTTTAAAAAGAAAGCCCACACAAGCATATAACAAAGAACAAGCTAGGCAAATCTGTATGAATCACCTTAAACAACAACTACAGTCAAAAAAACCGCGCTTCATTGTCTGCCTTGGAAATATTGCGGTCCAATCTTTCTTTCAGAATCCAGAGATTGATGTTAAATCATTACGAGGCAAAATTCATGATATCAATGGGTACCGAACAACTGTAGCGTATCACCCTCTAGCCTTAAGACGACGTCCTAACCTTTGGCCGTTTTTTTTGGAGGATTGGAAACTAGTAGCAGAGCATTATTTTAAACAATGACCATTCAGTTAATTCAAATTACTGAACCACTTATGACTAAAGTCACGAGTGTTCTTGGCTATTTTATAAAACGGCCCATCTATTTTTTTGTTCTATCACTTGTCATTTGCAATATCTTAATAATGAAATGAGGTGTTGCAAAGTGAAAAAAATTTTGATTATGCCTTTTTTAACTACGAAAAAATTAAATCCAGAAAACCAAGAATCCCCCATTCACTTTCTTTACAAATGGCTGACCCCGACTAAATATTTTTACCGTAGAAACCACTTCTCGTATCCTGTTTTAACCGAAAAAAATTTTTGGTTACAAGTTGCCGGGCAAGTGTTTCAGCCTCGTGTTTTTCGTTATGATGAATTATTATCAATGCCTAGAAAATCACTAGTTATTCCACTTGAATGTGCGGGTAATAAAAGGGCAAATTTTATTCCAAAAGTGTATGGTGAACAATGGGAAGATGGGGCGATAAGCCAAGGGAAATGGACTGGGGTTCCATTGAAATACATCCTACAAATAGTGGGAATATCTAGTCATGCTAAAGAAGTTGTTTTTGAAGGCGCTGATTTTGGCAAGAAACTAGGTATCGATGGAAGCATTCCTTTTGAAAGAAGTCTTCCAATCGAGAAAGCGCTGCACACCGATACAATCATCGCTTTTCAATATAACGATAAGCCTTTAACGTTAAAGCACGGTTTTCCGCTCAGATTAATTGTGCCTAATTGGTATGGGATGGCTTCCGTTAAATGGCTTCATAAAATAACAATCATTCAGCACGCATTTACAGGCCCTTTCCAAACTGATGATTATGTTTATTATCCACATAAAGATAGTGACAAAGATTCATTACCCGTCACAATTCTGAACGTTAACTCCACCATCCAGCAACCAATAAATCAATCGATATTAACCACAGGGACTCATACCATTCAAGGAATTGCTTGGACAGGGTGGGGAATCATTACGGAAGTACAAATAAGCTTTGACAAAGGTGAAACTTGGCACAATGCGGCTCTAAATTGCTTGCCGCATGAGGATTATTCCTGGATTTATTGGTCATATCAATGGCAGATTGAAAAAAAGGGGGAATATTCCATTTATTCAAGAGCGAAGGATTCAGAAGGGCGCATTCAACCGCTATTTTCCTTTTGGAATAGAAAAGGATACGGATATAATGCAGTATCAAAAGTGAATGTGAAAATTGAAGAAGAACCGTCCCCGCATTGCCATTAATTCATGATACAGGTATTTTATCCAAATTTTTGTTAAGAATAGTAACAGACTTTTTTAACAGGAGTGTAAAGTAGATGATTAAATTACAGACAAATCTTGAAGGAAAAAGAGCCCATTTTGGAGCCGTGCGGGATATTTTACAATCTAACGGTTGTAGTTTTTGTAGTAATTTTGATTATGACCAAGGCAAGTTCGATTCATTGTTATGGCGAGAAGGCGGAGAATCTATTTATTTGAGAATTCCCATTAATGTTTTGAGCGGATTTCTAGATCATTCTAATGCATTGATTGAATTTGGAACACCATTTGTTATTAAGCATGTCGTCAATATTGGATTAGATTATGATGAAAACTCTTTTATTACCGGTACGACAGGGCTTAATCAATTTCAAGAACCTTTAGATAAAGACGATTATATCTATGATAAAAGTAGATGGACACAAGCTGGAGAAGATAAAATTGAACATGTGCTGCATTCAATCAGCAGATTATTAAGTTCCTAAATGGAAGGCCCTTCAACTCATTAAAATAAAAAATTGGCATGAAAACTCTTTCCTATGCAAAAAAAAAGCAATAACCACAATGAGCAGTTAATGCTTTTTTAATGAATCTCAAATACCTTTGTTAGTCGTGTCAACTCAAATATTTCTTTGACAGGGCCTTGAATACCTTCAATTACAACTTTTCCACCATTATTAAATGCTCTTTTGTGGATTCCGATAATGACGCCAAGTCCAGCACTATCAATATAGGTTAATTCTTTTAAATCTAGCAGGAAATTATTATAACCTTTATCTGTATAGGTAAGCAGTTGATCCCTTAGTGACGAAGCATCATCAATATAAAGCTCATTTTTCAATTTTACTGTAATGTGGTCTGGCTGGACAAAAAATTCTTGTTTCATAATTCCATCCCCCATTTCTTATTTTATATCTTAAATTATTACAATTTTCCTCGCTTTTTTCTATAAGGGACTTCCCTATAAATAGTGAAAAAACACCCCTATCATTGATATTTAGCAAGCTTTTATTTGTTATACGCGAAGTACAACAAACTGTCCTTGCCCGAACACATTTTTTATATAATCAATTTTTGCCTGATTGAAGTAAACTTGGTCTCTTTCATTGATAACAAACTGAATCCCATGTTGTTCAAGCAACAAATCCTTTTCTGAAACTGACTCCACCGGAGCCAGACGTAGTTTAGGGCCACCTCAGCAAAGTTCCATTGTTAACCGAACGAATGGCCTTTCTCCTGCTTGAATGATGTCTTGAAATTCCTTCATAATGTGGTTTATTGCTGCTTCCGTTATTTTCACCGTAAAAAATTCCTCCATGCTCCAAATTTTATATACCTATACAGGTATTGTGATGAATATAAAAAAGAAAGTCAATGAGTGACTTTAGAGTTCATCATTCCCAATCTCCAGCTCTCTTTTCAAAAAAAGGGCCAGCACCTCGCCACCCAATCAGTTTGTGTTAGCAATATATAAGCCTAGAAAGATGAATGATAAAGTAATAACAACTGCATAAATGGAAGTTAGCCTAATTATATTCGACTTATCTTTTTTTCTATAAGTTTTATCATCTTCTTTGGCAACTGATAAGGTTAATAATGTGCCAATTACTATTGCTACAACTCCCAAAATATAAAGCATACTACTACCCCTTTCTGTCGCTAAATAACGATGTTTCATTCTTCCAGACTATAATATTCGCAGTTTAGTTTACTTTTATTATAAGTATTACCTTAGTCCTTTACAAATTTTATCTAAGCTGTACACTAATTGCGCGGTTTTCATTTTCCTGAAAAGGTGAATTTCTAGGATTTTTCATAGTTTTTTCATTCTTCAAAGATATGATATTTTATTAAGAGGGAAAACTTTAATAAAATGGAAGGGTTTTTATAGCATGAAAACAACTTTGGTAGATATGAGAAAGAATTTATTAGTCGATGTATTTGACAATATAAATTATGCAATGACAGTAACGGATTCACAAAATAAAATACTATTTATCAATTCGGCGTTTACTCAATTAACTGGTTATCAGGAAGATGAAGTAATCGGGAAAAATCCTAAAATACTTAGCTCAGGTATGCATGGAAACGATTTTTACACGGAAATGTGGCAAAACCTGAAGAAAAATGGATTATGGAGAGGTGAAATTTGGAATAAACGAAAGAATGGCGAGTTTTTCCTAGAAGAAATTACGATTAATGTAATAAAAGATGCTACTGGCAGAGTAAAAAATTATGTGTCCTTTTTCATTGATATTACTGAAAAGAAGAAACTGGAGGAAATGCTACAGTTTCAAGCGCTTCATGACGCTTTAACAAAGCTACCTAATCGGACATTTTTTTATAAGCAATTGAAAGAAACGATTCAAAGTGCTACTGATTCAGACAAAATATGTGCCGTTGTTTTTCTTGATTTAGACCGTTTCAAAGATATCAATGATACATTAGGGCATACTATCGGTGATGATTTGCTAAAAGCAGCAGCAAAAAGATTAACAGAAATTCTCGGATCTAAAGGAATCGTTACTCGCTATGGTGGCGATGAATTTGCAATCATCCTACATGACCTGCAGCATAAATCGGATAGTATCGATTTAGTTAATCAGGTTATTGAAAACTTCTCAAAACCATTTTTCATCAATGAACATGAATTATTTGTAACAGCCAGCATCGGAATTAGCTTTTACCCAGATGATGGCGATAACTTGGAAAGCCTTGTTAAATATGCTGATTTGGCGATGTATAATGCTAAACAAGAGGGAAAGAATACATTTAAATTTTACCAAAAAGATTTTATGAAAAAATCGCTTGAAAGGCTTATGCTTACAAATGATTTGCGGAAGGCAATCAAAAACAATGAATTTTCATTGTATTATCAGCCACAATTTTCATGTAAAACTGGGGAGCTAAATGGATTGGAGGCCTTGATTAGATGGAATCATCCAAAAAAAGGGCTCATTCCTCCTAATTCTTTTATTCCGTTAGCGGAAGAAACAGGAATGATTATTCAAATTGATCAATGGGTTTTATCCCAAGCTTGCCAACAAATTAAAAAATGGCAAGAGAAAGGCTATAAACAAACAAAGGTTTCCGTAAACCTTTCGATGCAACTGTTTCAGCATAAAGATTTGTTTGCGATGATTAAAGCAATCTTAGCAGAAACTAAGATTGATCCTTCCCTATTGGAAATTGAACTAACGGAAAGAGTACTGATGGATGATCCAGACGCAGCGTTAGCGAATATTAAAAAGCTAAAATCAATTGGAATTCAAATTTCAATGGATGATTTTGGGGTACATTATTCTTCTTTAAGTTATTTAAAACTATTATCTTTGAATCGCCTAAAAATCGACAAATCCTTTATCGATGATCTATCAACGGATAAAGATGATCAGTCTATTGTCAAAGCGATGATTCAACTGGCACATAATTTAGATTTAGCCGTTGTCGCTGAAGGCGTTGAAACGAAGGACCAATATAAATTTTTAAAGTCACACCGTTGTGACGAAGTTCAAGGCTTTTATTTTGACCAACCTTTGCCTGTTTCAAAGATACTGAAATATATTTCATAGGCGACAAACCAACGCTCAAGCCAAAGCTTTGAGCGTTGGTTTTGTATCATTATTTTATTAATCTAGTAATCATCGCTACCGCTTCTGCACGTGTTGCATTGCCTTTTGGGTTGAAGGTTCCGTCTGGGAAGCCTTTGATTATACCTTTAGAAACAAAAGCTTGAATTTCTTTCTCTACCCAATGTCCTTTAGTATCAGTGAAAGATGCTGATGACGGCTGAGTAGCTTCTTTTTGCTCTTGTGTTGGTGATTCGGCTTTTTTAGTTACTATAACGGCAAATTTTGTAAAGTGATTGACTTCACCACTAACTTTACCAGATTCTTCATCTATAATTACATTATCTAGTTCGCCCCATTCCTTCGTTGCTTCATTAAACCACACTATACTGATCGTATAGTTTTGTTTATCATATTTTAATTTGTCATAAAGTAGGGTCATCGTGATAGCTTTATCAAAATTGCCTGCCTGTTCCTTCGTAATTTCATAAACATTACTAATCAGTTGACTGTTTTCTTGTATTGGTAGAAGGAATCTTGTTCTGCCCCTAAGCCACTCGTAAAGTTGGAGAATATAGGAAGTGATTATAATATTTGACTTTATTGTAAATTGTCTGAATAATAAAAGTGAAATACTTATAAAGTTTAGTAGTAATACTTATTAGGTATAATTTTATGAAAAAGAGGAAAGTATATGGAACTAAGGCATATCCGATATTTTTTAGTTCTTGCAGAGGAACTAAATTTTACTCGGGCAGCGGAAAGGTTACACATCGCCCAACCGCCGCTTAGCAGGCAAATTCAAGAATTAGAAGATGAAATTGGGTCTCGATTGTTCTATAGAACAAAGCGGCGTGTTGAGTTGACAAATGCAGGAAAAGTTTTTCTGAAAAGAGCCTATCAAATTCTTGATCAAGTTGAACAAGCGTGTATCAGTACGCGCTTATCCTCTACCGGGCAAGAAGGGGAATTTCGGATTGGATTTAGTGGAATAGTCCATGATATTATTCCAACCCTTCAAAAATACCGTGAGCGATACCCTCAAGTTGGAATCATATTGCAACAAATGAGTTCGACTGCACAAATTGAAGCTTTAAATGAAAAGAGAATTGATATCGGTTTAGTAACTACTCCATTCAAAAGTAATATCATTGAAGCACAACCATTTAAAAAGGTGCGTTTTATGGTCGCTTTACCAGAAAGGCACCCCCTTGCTTCGAAAGAAACCATTTATATCCATGATTTGGTGAACGAAACCTTTATTATAACACCTAAGTCAGTAGGACCATTGTATTATGAAATGTTTATGAGCGTATTCCAAAACGCCAATTTCATGCCGAAGATCACGATTCAAGCCCATGATCTTCATACGGTTATAGCGTTGGTCTCAGGTGGTATGGGAGTATCATTGGCACCTTTACTTGATATTCCAGTAAGTGGGATAATAAAACGAAATGTAGAAGATATTAATCTTGCCATCCCCACATCACTTGTATGGCGAAAAGATATTCGCTCTGAACTCCTAGATACATTTCTTACATTCTTGTCCGAATTTCATGATCATAAAATTGATGTAACTCATAGTTAGCTCTATCAACAATCAATAACACAAAAACCAACTCCCTCTATACATAGTAAACGAAGGAGTTGGTTCTTTTTTTACCTTAGTAATCTAGTAATCACTGCTTAATATTTATCTGATTTTACCTTAATCGATAGTCAGGATTGTTTCGCAAGTATGGGTATGGATGATTTTTATTATTAGTTATATCCCATACAGTTGTGAAATCCCAATTATTAAATGTTGCTTTTTGCGTCATATCCGCAAGAGAAACTCCTGTAACGCCAGTTATTGGCTGTTGTATAGCGTTCTTACTATTGAAATAATTACTGGATATTGTTCCACCATTATTTTGATCAATAAAACCATCCGTTAATCCCTCAGCAGTAACCACTCCACTGGCATAGTTGTTCGTTATTGTTCCATCATTAGCTCCAACAAACCCAACAACAAACATTTTTCCTGTCACATTACCGGTTGTATAGTTGTTCGTTATTGTTCCATTATTAGTTACAACAAAGCCTGCGACGAAATTTGTACCTGTAATATTACCCGTGGCATAATTATTCATCACGGTTCCCTGATTAAATAGAACAAATCCTACGACACTATCTGTACCTGAAACCATTGCTGTTGTATAGTTTCCCAATAGTTTGCCTGATTGTCCATTGAATCCGGCGAAACCTGCTATGCTATTTTCTCCCTTCACTGTTCCCATCGCACGACTATTTGAGATTGTACCCATATTAACTCCTGCGAAACCGCCAACATTTATACTAGCCGTAACGGTTCCATTAACAGTAACATGTGCTACCTCCCCTTCATTTTGTCCTACGAAACCGCCAACCAGCTCTTCACCAGCCACAGTTCCAGTAAGGTCAATATTATATATCGAGCCGCCTCCAAGATTTTCACCAACGAAGCCACCAACGACCCTGTTACCTGTAACATTGACATTATCCAAAATTACATTGGAGATTTTACCCTTATTCATTTTAAATAGACCAATCGGCCAGGAATCATTGGGTCTGTTTATCATTAGATTTGAAATTTTATACCCTTTTCCGTTCAATGACCCCTCAAATACCTGAATTGGTTCCCAACCAAGACCACTGTTATATGGAGATTGATTCATATCCACGTTTGCAGCCAGCATAAAATACTTGTCAGAATGGTTTCTAATATTGTTAAGATGGTCGGCATTTGTGATGATATAGGGCTCCGTAACTGTACCTTTTCCATCGGCAAATCCATTATCCCTTGCTTCTGTTGATTGCTCACGTTCACGAACTGTGATGGTTATCGTTTTAGTATCATATACATTTCCTTTTGTTATCGTTGCTGTTAAGGTTACAGGTTGATTGCCTAATGTGTAATAAGGTCTTGTCACATTCCCGTTCATTGGTTGGACATAGGATTTGTCTGATTCCCATGTAATCGTTGTTCCATGCTCTCCTGTTGTAGGGAGGGAAAGATTACTTGTAACAAGAGTGATTGAATCACCGGATGTAAAGATAATTTCTAATTTAGACTTGGCATCTGCCACATCACGGTCATCTTGTGTTTCTGCGAGTTTTATCACTGTAATCTTAAATTCCTTCATATCACGAATGCTTCCTTTTGTAATCGTAGCTGTTAAGGTTACATCTTGATTACCTAATGTAAAGCTTGGTCTTGTGACGGTACCGTTTGCTGCAATGATTCTTGGTTTATCAGATGCCCATGAAATCGTCGTTCCATTCACTCCTGAATCATCTAGGATTAAATCGCTTGTTACAAATGAAATTGTGTCACCTGATGTGAAGCCGATTTGCAGCGCTGCTTTAGCAGTTGCAACATCGATTGTATCCTGTGCTGTTGTGTCAGTTGGCCCACTTCCACTTGAGTCACCTGAACCGCCCCCGATATTAGCGGCCGTACTGCTCGTTTGAAGTTGGCCGTTAATCATGACACTATTTCCATTTGCTAGTGTGACTTTTTGTGGATTTCCTTCAATTGTCACTCCATTGACGTTAATAGTCACATGTTTAATTGCGATTCCACCTAACACCTTAGAGATAGCTTGAATGAGAAGTTCACCAATTTCAGCGCTATTTTTTGCATCAATGACTGTATTCGGAGCGGTTGCCCTGATTGTAATCGATTGTATCACGCCACCTTCGATGACTACTATCGTTGTTGTTTCTATTTCCAGATTATTAATCGTTGTCTTGCCACGAACAACAATTCGAACAGCGTCACCTTGTTGCTTGTTAACAGCGATTGTTTCAATGGTCGAATCAATTAAATAGACGCTATTTTTCCCACCACCATTGACAAACAGTTCCCCTTTGACCGTTACATTTTTTAGAGAAACTTCACCTTCGCCAACCGCTTTATCAATTATAAGATTTCCCTCAACTACAAGGTTTTGCAGATTCACACCAGCAGCATTGATTATAACATCACCCTGTACTGTTTCTTTTTCTGATGCGGTTGCCCCGCCATATGTGCCCGCTTTGTCATAGGTTGTTGCTTGCTTAGTTAGGTCCTTTGCTTTAGTTTCGTCAAATGTTTTCATTACATTATGAAGGATCGTCATCGCTTCTGCTCGTGTCATTGGCTTTGCTGGTTGAAATGTCCCATCCGGCATTCCTTTCATATAGCCTGCTTGAATGACTGCCCCAATCACACCTTTGCTCCAACTTGGTATGGCTTGTCTATCAGCAAGTTTGTTTGTTCCATCCGGATTTTCCGTTAAATTTTGCAAACGGGCAACGATTGTGGCTGCTTCTTGACGTGTGACCGCATTCGTCGGATGCATGGTTCCATCTTCGAAACCTGAAATATAGCCTGCTTTCGCAGCCTTCGCTATCTCTTGATAAAACCAAGCATTAGCAGGAACATCACGATAGCTGATTGGTGCTTTTTCCTGATAGTTATAGACGTGATTTACAAGGGCGATGAATTCCGCTCGTGAAATCGTTTGGTTCGGTTTCATTGTGCCATCAGGAAAGCCTTTGGCATAGCCTTTTTGGACAAAATCTTGCATCACCTCTTCAGCCCAATGGCCTTTGATGTCTGATGCGATGAATAGAGTTTTTTCCCCTGTTGTCTGTTGCTCTGACTTTGATAGATTGGTTGTTTCACCTGTAGCTTCGACCATACCAATAGATGGTAAAACCATGCTTAAAGCTAGGAAAAATGATAGACATGTTCGCTTCCATCGTTGAAGCTTTGCTTGTTTCATTCCCTCTGTATTTACGTTTTTCATAGTATAATAGGATACCTCCTGTTAAAATTTCATTATTTTAATTATTCGTTGCGGCTTCAACATCTTTAAACGCCCAATGTGTAGAAGGTACATCTTGCCATGTTGGTGTCGTTGCTTCTAAAGGCGCACGTTTTAATGCTCGATTGAAGATAGCTACCGCTTCTGCACGTGTTAACGGCTTATTTGGTTGGAATTCGCCATTTGCCATCCCCTTCATCAAACCAGCTTGACCCACTAATGCAATATCTTTGGATGTCCAGTGTTCCAGGCTATCCTTGAAGCCTGATTGCATATCACCACTCAGGCCTAACCAACGACTGAGAATAGCCGCAACCTCTCCACGTATAATAGATTGATTAGGTCTGAATGTACCATTACTAAACCCTTTCATAAGTCCGCTTGTACTTGCATCTTGAATCACTTCGTATGCCCAATGATCGGAAGCAACATCGGGGTACGTTGTAGAGGTGCCGATTGTTTTCCTACTTGCTTCCACACGAGATAAGATGGCTGCCATTTCGGCACGGCTGATGCTTGCTTCTGGTTTAAAGGTTCCATCTGGAAATCCTATGATATAAGGTCTTGGTCTCGCTCCAGATGCAGGAGTTTCTTGTTTTTTCATTTCGTCTCTAAAATGGTCGATGTTCAAGATTGTAAATGTACTAAACTTTGTTACGCGAAACTTTAATCCAATTTGTCCCTCTTTATACTCAACTATCTCCGGTATTATTAACTCACTTTCCCCATCATCATGTTCAATAAAGATTGCCAGGTTTTCCAAAAACGCTTGTCTTTCTGCTAGATTGGTCGGTAATGTCACATCCCGTAAAGGTAATACTACATCAACCGGACGATTTTGAAGATTCGTCTCAATGATGATTGGCCGACCAATCACTTGGACTGTTCCGTCCACCGCTATGTCTTGAACTACCTTTACCATTATTGCACGGTTTTTCACTTCATTTTTCCCTGATTCCCCTTTAATCGGAGAAATCTTAAAATTGATATCTTTATTTAATCCCACTAATGTTTCAGCTGGAAGATTGATTTGAACATTTTCGGTATAAAATTCAAGGCCTATCCCTCCTGATGCGAAATCCTTTACTGCATCGACAGTTAGGTTAACAGAGATTTGGGATACCTCGTCTTTCGCATCCGGTATCATAATACGAGCGATGGTTTGCCTTGCTTCTTTTGCATTTTTCACTATTTCCTTTGCTTGCTCCGCTTCGAGGTCTACTTCATCTTGTTTCGTTCCATTAGGTTTTGTTGTTCGGTTTGAAGTGATGGTTGAACTATTTTGTCCCTTTCCAAGACCAGCTGTTTCGATACCAACTGATATTTTCTCTATGTTTGTTATAGGGGTTGAGCCACCACCCCCACCTCTACTATTTCCACCTGAAGATACATCTGAGCTTTCACTTGGTTGTTTGATTATTTTGATAGTAAAAACTTTTGTATCTGAGATGCCGTTTCTACTGATTGTTGCGACTAAGGTAATTGTCTGATCCCCTTGGGTATTGGTTGGACGGGTGACTTGACCACTCGAGCTGAGATGATTCGGATTGCTTGATGCCCAACTAATCGTTGTTCCGTTAGAGCC
Above is a genomic segment from Bacillus sp. (in: firmicutes) containing:
- a CDS encoding uracil-DNA glycosylase encodes the protein MPDFCASLWPEESTPENLKDCSECGLDKHGSRMIWGEGNPEAPIMILLDNPGAREDRENKPFICGTRQTLQQATHQVGLKVDDIYVTYVLKRKPTQAYNKEQARQICMNHLKQQLQSKKPRFIVCLGNIAVQSFFQNPEIDVKSLRGKIHDINGYRTTVAYHPLALRRRPNLWPFFLEDWKLVAEHYFKQ
- a CDS encoding sulfite oxidase, with amino-acid sequence MPFLTTKKLNPENQESPIHFLYKWLTPTKYFYRRNHFSYPVLTEKNFWLQVAGQVFQPRVFRYDELLSMPRKSLVIPLECAGNKRANFIPKVYGEQWEDGAISQGKWTGVPLKYILQIVGISSHAKEVVFEGADFGKKLGIDGSIPFERSLPIEKALHTDTIIAFQYNDKPLTLKHGFPLRLIVPNWYGMASVKWLHKITIIQHAFTGPFQTDDYVYYPHKDSDKDSLPVTILNVNSTIQQPINQSILTTGTHTIQGIAWTGWGIITEVQISFDKGETWHNAALNCLPHEDYSWIYWSYQWQIEKKGEYSIYSRAKDSEGRIQPLFSFWNRKGYGYNAVSKVNVKIEEEPSPHCH
- a CDS encoding STAS domain-containing protein; amino-acid sequence: MKQEFFVQPDHITVKLKNELYIDDASSLRDQLLTYTDKGYNNFLLDLKELTYIDSAGLGVIIGIHKRAFNNGGKVVIEGIQGPVKEIFELTRLTKVFEIH
- a CDS encoding EAL domain-containing protein, giving the protein MKTTLVDMRKNLLVDVFDNINYAMTVTDSQNKILFINSAFTQLTGYQEDEVIGKNPKILSSGMHGNDFYTEMWQNLKKNGLWRGEIWNKRKNGEFFLEEITINVIKDATGRVKNYVSFFIDITEKKKLEEMLQFQALHDALTKLPNRTFFYKQLKETIQSATDSDKICAVVFLDLDRFKDINDTLGHTIGDDLLKAAAKRLTEILGSKGIVTRYGGDEFAIILHDLQHKSDSIDLVNQVIENFSKPFFINEHELFVTASIGISFYPDDGDNLESLVKYADLAMYNAKQEGKNTFKFYQKDFMKKSLERLMLTNDLRKAIKNNEFSLYYQPQFSCKTGELNGLEALIRWNHPKKGLIPPNSFIPLAEETGMIIQIDQWVLSQACQQIKKWQEKGYKQTKVSVNLSMQLFQHKDLFAMIKAILAETKIDPSLLEIELTERVLMDDPDAALANIKKLKSIGIQISMDDFGVHYSSLSYLKLLSLNRLKIDKSFIDDLSTDKDDQSIVKAMIQLAHNLDLAVVAEGVETKDQYKFLKSHRCDEVQGFYFDQPLPVSKILKYIS
- a CDS encoding S-layer homology domain-containing protein, which codes for MTLLYDKLKYDKQNYTISIVWFNEATKEWGELDNVIIDEESGKVSGEVNHFTKFAVIVTKKAESPTQEQKEATQPSSASFTDTKGHWVEKEIQAFVSKGIIKGFPDGTFNPKGNATRAEAVAMITRLIK
- a CDS encoding LysR family transcriptional regulator, translated to MELRHIRYFLVLAEELNFTRAAERLHIAQPPLSRQIQELEDEIGSRLFYRTKRRVELTNAGKVFLKRAYQILDQVEQACISTRLSSTGQEGEFRIGFSGIVHDIIPTLQKYRERYPQVGIILQQMSSTAQIEALNEKRIDIGLVTTPFKSNIIEAQPFKKVRFMVALPERHPLASKETIYIHDLVNETFIITPKSVGPLYYEMFMSVFQNANFMPKITIQAHDLHTVIALVSGGMGVSLAPLLDIPVSGIIKRNVEDINLAIPTSLVWRKDIRSELLDTFLTFLSEFHDHKIDVTHS
- a CDS encoding S-layer homology domain-containing protein → MKNVNTEGMKQAKLQRWKRTCLSFFLALSMVLPSIGMVEATGETTNLSKSEQQTTGEKTLFIASDIKGHWAEEVMQDFVQKGYAKGFPDGTMKPNQTISRAEFIALVNHVYNYQEKAPISYRDVPANAWFYQEIAKAAKAGYISGFEDGTMHPTNAVTRQEAATIVARLQNLTENPDGTNKLADRQAIPSWSKGVIGAVIQAGYMKGMPDGTFQPAKPMTRAEAMTILHNVMKTFDETKAKDLTKQATTYDKAGTYGGATASEKETVQGDVIINAAGVNLQNLVVEGNLIIDKAVGEGEVSLKNVTVKGELFVNGGGKNSVYLIDSTIETIAVNKQQGDAVRIVVRGKTTINNLEIETTTIVVIEGGVIQSITIRATAPNTVIDAKNSAEIGELLIQAISKVLGGIAIKHVTINVNGVTIEGNPQKVTLANGNSVMINGQLQTSSTAANIGGGSGDSSGSGPTDTTAQDTIDVATAKAALQIGFTSGDTISFVTSDLILDDSGVNGTTISWASDKPRIIAANGTVTRPSFTLGNQDVTLTATITKGSIRDMKEFKITVIKLAETQDDRDVADAKSKLEIIFTSGDSITLVTSNLSLPTTGEHGTTITWESDKSYVQPMNGNVTRPYYTLGNQPVTLTATITKGNVYDTKTITITVREREQSTEARDNGFADGKGTVTEPYIITNADHLNNIRNHSDKYFMLAANVDMNQSPYNSGLGWEPIQVFEGSLNGKGYKISNLMINRPNDSWPIGLFKMNKGKISNVILDNVNVTGNRVVGGFVGENLGGGSIYNIDLTGTVAGEELVGGFVGQNEGEVAHVTVNGTVTASINVGGFAGVNMGTISNSRAMGTVKGENSIAGFAGFNGQSGKLLGNYTTAMVSGTDSVVGFVLFNQGTVMNNYATGNITGTNFVAGFVVTNNGTITNNYTTGNVTGKMFVVGFVGANDGTITNNYASGVVTAEGLTDGFIDQNNGGTISSNYFNSKNAIQQPITGVTGVSLADMTQKATFNNWDFTTVWDITNNKNHPYPYLRNNPDYRLR